One genomic window of Anoplolepis gracilipes chromosome 5, ASM4749672v1, whole genome shotgun sequence includes the following:
- the Axn gene encoding axin isoform X1 codes for MRAIIDRMSASRHNEARCFNENSPRPPVPGEETGSYVSRIRPQSPALTPRRSSFATPHASSGDCDASAPLGFEPEGCCGTTTMESNLRPAHERWADNLHSLLEDSVGLELFKRYLDEEGHLDPLIFWFACEGLKQQVDVGKIPQLVKLIHQRFFRKSRLTIPENVMKEADRRVKEGRVDQKVFDIVQMEVERLINETTYPNFFKSDVYLYYVQSCQNTNSGGCPSSGSGSREMSISCGPNLLPTVHEDSEYVDIVHNSHSTGGMSGELRELRLTKDVLMATQQSRAMDLRPRPEAYAGIYLQHGTSPYHMHVSRLHAQYSSYNPVSRQDSELQSLSSDARTEVDNMSLNGSISDGTSGGQRSKKQYVKQSSRAIKESATINRESMVHHVVPRTQRMGCPKQMTAEKFAEMLTEKLEILAREQKNQEKLDKCLQANDVSNSSDHTSVETLNGAAHKTVGDVPKEKVPQEEDSDQAILDEHVSRVWSDQTPSRTPRLSPERRRPAYNYPRSYKRKEKDVDSTFSVDSGNIHDFQDGSELVGASSMSSLGSHLPKSKSVPSDYADSLHKQDLYLQGHEQRFRRSDMTRRSATKKSMAELTDSGVSVVSDVPPSVNKDIRLMPRFKEADKKADLKHNCRHGKRYGSRSGSLERPNRETWNMGVPAQPFVADPGMPPLTPPHTDIQLEETCRRLKEENRVRASCKQRPLNVSKQMYESASQSQPYVQSNQSTLRKPKQDAGDFTIVVFSFCDEQFPYRTKIPGHNVTLKQFKEYLPKKGSYRYFFKTECEDLDMKVIQEEITDDSEVLPLWEGKVMAQVKALE; via the exons ATGAGGGCCATAATAGATAGGATGAGCGCATCTCGACACAACGAAGCTCGTTGCTTCAATGAGAACTCTCCCCGGCCACCAGTGCCAG GAGAGGAAACGGGGAGCTATGTCAGCCGGATCCGTCCACAGAGTCCCGCTTTGACACCTAGACGTTCTTCTTTCGCGACACCGCACGCCTCCAGCGGTGATTGCGATGCTTCCGCGCCATTGGGATTCGAACCGGAGGGTTGTTGTGGAACCACTACCATGGAGAGCAATTTACGTCCCGCTCACGAAAGATGGGCGGACAATTTGCACTCCCTGTTAGAGGATTCGGTGGGTCTGGAGCTATTTAAGAGGTACCTGGATGAGGAGGGGCATTTGGATCCACTTATATTCTGGTTTGCCTGCGAGGGTCTCAAACAACAGGTGGACGTTGGGAAGATCCCGCAGCTAGTGAAGCTCATCCATCAGAGGTTTTTTCGCAAATCTCGGCTAACTATACCGGAAAATGTGATGAAAGAAGCGGATCGGCGGGTCAAGGAAGGCCGCGTCGATCAGAAGGTGTTCGACATCGTGCAGATGGAAGTTGAACGACTGATCAACGAGACGACATATCCCAACTTCTTTAAGTCCGACGTGTACCTTTACTATGTTCAATCCTGCCAGAATACTAATTCAGGCGGTTGCCCGAGCTCGGGTTCGGGCAGTCGCGAGATGTCCATCTCTTGCGGACCGAATCTGCTGCCTACCGTACACGAAGACAGCGAGTACGTCGACATCGTACACAATTCGCACTCGACCGGCGGAATGTCCGGAGAACTGAGGGAATTAAGATTGACCAAAGATGTTCTGATGGCTACCCAACAAAGTAGAGCGATGGATCTACGACCGAGGCCGGAGGCGTACGCTGG CATTTACTTGCAACATGGGACTAGTCCATATCACATGCACGTATCCAGATTGCACGCACAATATTCCTCCTACAATCCAGTATCCAGACAGGATTCCGAGCTTCAGAGTTTAAGCAGTGATGCACGTACCGAAGTGGACAATATGTCCCTCAATGGATCCAT TAGCGATGGAACGAGCGGCGGACAGAGGAGTAAAAAGCAATACGTGAAGCAATCTAGTAGAGCAATCAAAGAATCCGCGACTATAAATCGTGAATCCATGGTGCACCACGTCGTTCCGCGAACTCAGCGTATGGGGTGCCCGAAACAGATGACGGCGGAAAAGTTTGCGGAGATGCTCACGGAGAAACTGGAAATTTTGGCGCGAGAGCAAAAAAACCAAGAGAAACTGGATAAATGCTTGCAAGCGAACGATGTGTCCAACAGTAGCGATCACACGTCTGTAGAAACGTTGAACGGAGCAGCTCACAAGACTGTGGGTGATGTGCCGAAAGAGAAAGTACCCCAGGAAGAGGATAGCGATCAAGCGATCCTCGACGAACATGTGTCTCGTGTCTGGTCGGATCAGACACCGTCGAGAACCCCCAGGCTCTCGCCTGAGAGGAGGCGTCCTGCGTACAACTATCCACGTTCTTACaagcgaaaagaaaaagatgtagACTCCACATTCTCAGTAGATAGCGGTAATATCCATGATTTCCAGGATGGCAGCGAGCTTGTCGGAGCTAGTTCCATGAGTTCGTTAGGCTCGCATCTGCCCAAATCTAAATCCGTGCCGTCAGATTATGCCGATTCCCTCCACAAGCAGGATCTTTATCTCCAGg GTCATGAGCAAAGATTCCGAAGGTCGGACATGACAAGACGATCAGCCACTAAGAAATCGATGGCAGAATTAACAGACAGCGGAGTGAGCGTCGTCAGCGACGTACCGCCTTctgtaaataaagatattcgTCTGATGCCCCGGTTTAAGGAAGCAGATAAGAAGGCGGATTTAAAACACAATTGTCGTCACGGTAAGAGGTATGGCTCGCGTAGCGGATCTTTGGAAAGACCCAACAGAGAAACATGGAACATGGGTGTACCTGCTCAACCGTTTGTTGCTGACCCGGGAATGCCACCTTTAACACCACCTCACACG GATATACAATTAGAGGAGACGTGTAGAAGATTAAAAGAGGAAAATAGAGTGCGCGCTAGTTGCAAGCAACGACCTTTGAACGTTTCCAAACAGATGTACGAGTCTGCGTCGCAGAGTCAACCATACGTTCAGTCTAATCAGTCCACGTTGAGGAAACCGAAGCAAGACGCGGGCGATTTTACCATTGTTGTGTTCAGTTTCTGTGACGAACAGTTCCCATACAGGACAAAGATTCCTGGTCACAACGTCACTTTAAAACAGTTCAAAGAGTATCTTCCGAAGAAAGGAAGCTATCG ATACTTCTTTAAAACGGAGTGCGAGGACTTGGATATGAAAGTCATTCAAGAAGAAATAACGGACGATTCCGAAGTTTTGCCACTGTGGGAGGGTAAAGTGATGGCGCAAGTTAAAGCACTTGAATAA
- the Axn gene encoding axin isoform X2, producing MRAIIDRMSASRHNEARCFNENSPRPPVPGEETGSYVSRIRPQSPALTPRRSSFATPHASSGDCDASAPLGFEPEGCCGTTTMESNLRPAHERWADNLHSLLEDSVGLELFKRYLDEEGHLDPLIFWFACEGLKQQVDVGKIPQLVKLIHQRFFRKSRLTIPENVMKEADRRVKEGRVDQKVFDIVQMEVERLINETTYPNFFKSDVYLYYVQSCQNTNSGGCPSSGSGSREMSISCGPNLLPTVHEDSEYVDIVHNSHSTGGMSGELRELRLTKDVLMATQQSRAMDLRPRPEAYAGIYLQHGTSPYHMHVSRLHAQYSSYNPVSRQDSELQSLSSDARTEVDNMSLNGSIDGTSGGQRSKKQYVKQSSRAIKESATINRESMVHHVVPRTQRMGCPKQMTAEKFAEMLTEKLEILAREQKNQEKLDKCLQANDVSNSSDHTSVETLNGAAHKTVGDVPKEKVPQEEDSDQAILDEHVSRVWSDQTPSRTPRLSPERRRPAYNYPRSYKRKEKDVDSTFSVDSGNIHDFQDGSELVGASSMSSLGSHLPKSKSVPSDYADSLHKQDLYLQGHEQRFRRSDMTRRSATKKSMAELTDSGVSVVSDVPPSVNKDIRLMPRFKEADKKADLKHNCRHGKRYGSRSGSLERPNRETWNMGVPAQPFVADPGMPPLTPPHTDIQLEETCRRLKEENRVRASCKQRPLNVSKQMYESASQSQPYVQSNQSTLRKPKQDAGDFTIVVFSFCDEQFPYRTKIPGHNVTLKQFKEYLPKKGSYRYFFKTECEDLDMKVIQEEITDDSEVLPLWEGKVMAQVKALE from the exons ATGAGGGCCATAATAGATAGGATGAGCGCATCTCGACACAACGAAGCTCGTTGCTTCAATGAGAACTCTCCCCGGCCACCAGTGCCAG GAGAGGAAACGGGGAGCTATGTCAGCCGGATCCGTCCACAGAGTCCCGCTTTGACACCTAGACGTTCTTCTTTCGCGACACCGCACGCCTCCAGCGGTGATTGCGATGCTTCCGCGCCATTGGGATTCGAACCGGAGGGTTGTTGTGGAACCACTACCATGGAGAGCAATTTACGTCCCGCTCACGAAAGATGGGCGGACAATTTGCACTCCCTGTTAGAGGATTCGGTGGGTCTGGAGCTATTTAAGAGGTACCTGGATGAGGAGGGGCATTTGGATCCACTTATATTCTGGTTTGCCTGCGAGGGTCTCAAACAACAGGTGGACGTTGGGAAGATCCCGCAGCTAGTGAAGCTCATCCATCAGAGGTTTTTTCGCAAATCTCGGCTAACTATACCGGAAAATGTGATGAAAGAAGCGGATCGGCGGGTCAAGGAAGGCCGCGTCGATCAGAAGGTGTTCGACATCGTGCAGATGGAAGTTGAACGACTGATCAACGAGACGACATATCCCAACTTCTTTAAGTCCGACGTGTACCTTTACTATGTTCAATCCTGCCAGAATACTAATTCAGGCGGTTGCCCGAGCTCGGGTTCGGGCAGTCGCGAGATGTCCATCTCTTGCGGACCGAATCTGCTGCCTACCGTACACGAAGACAGCGAGTACGTCGACATCGTACACAATTCGCACTCGACCGGCGGAATGTCCGGAGAACTGAGGGAATTAAGATTGACCAAAGATGTTCTGATGGCTACCCAACAAAGTAGAGCGATGGATCTACGACCGAGGCCGGAGGCGTACGCTGG CATTTACTTGCAACATGGGACTAGTCCATATCACATGCACGTATCCAGATTGCACGCACAATATTCCTCCTACAATCCAGTATCCAGACAGGATTCCGAGCTTCAGAGTTTAAGCAGTGATGCACGTACCGAAGTGGACAATATGTCCCTCAATGGATCCAT CGATGGAACGAGCGGCGGACAGAGGAGTAAAAAGCAATACGTGAAGCAATCTAGTAGAGCAATCAAAGAATCCGCGACTATAAATCGTGAATCCATGGTGCACCACGTCGTTCCGCGAACTCAGCGTATGGGGTGCCCGAAACAGATGACGGCGGAAAAGTTTGCGGAGATGCTCACGGAGAAACTGGAAATTTTGGCGCGAGAGCAAAAAAACCAAGAGAAACTGGATAAATGCTTGCAAGCGAACGATGTGTCCAACAGTAGCGATCACACGTCTGTAGAAACGTTGAACGGAGCAGCTCACAAGACTGTGGGTGATGTGCCGAAAGAGAAAGTACCCCAGGAAGAGGATAGCGATCAAGCGATCCTCGACGAACATGTGTCTCGTGTCTGGTCGGATCAGACACCGTCGAGAACCCCCAGGCTCTCGCCTGAGAGGAGGCGTCCTGCGTACAACTATCCACGTTCTTACaagcgaaaagaaaaagatgtagACTCCACATTCTCAGTAGATAGCGGTAATATCCATGATTTCCAGGATGGCAGCGAGCTTGTCGGAGCTAGTTCCATGAGTTCGTTAGGCTCGCATCTGCCCAAATCTAAATCCGTGCCGTCAGATTATGCCGATTCCCTCCACAAGCAGGATCTTTATCTCCAGg GTCATGAGCAAAGATTCCGAAGGTCGGACATGACAAGACGATCAGCCACTAAGAAATCGATGGCAGAATTAACAGACAGCGGAGTGAGCGTCGTCAGCGACGTACCGCCTTctgtaaataaagatattcgTCTGATGCCCCGGTTTAAGGAAGCAGATAAGAAGGCGGATTTAAAACACAATTGTCGTCACGGTAAGAGGTATGGCTCGCGTAGCGGATCTTTGGAAAGACCCAACAGAGAAACATGGAACATGGGTGTACCTGCTCAACCGTTTGTTGCTGACCCGGGAATGCCACCTTTAACACCACCTCACACG GATATACAATTAGAGGAGACGTGTAGAAGATTAAAAGAGGAAAATAGAGTGCGCGCTAGTTGCAAGCAACGACCTTTGAACGTTTCCAAACAGATGTACGAGTCTGCGTCGCAGAGTCAACCATACGTTCAGTCTAATCAGTCCACGTTGAGGAAACCGAAGCAAGACGCGGGCGATTTTACCATTGTTGTGTTCAGTTTCTGTGACGAACAGTTCCCATACAGGACAAAGATTCCTGGTCACAACGTCACTTTAAAACAGTTCAAAGAGTATCTTCCGAAGAAAGGAAGCTATCG ATACTTCTTTAAAACGGAGTGCGAGGACTTGGATATGAAAGTCATTCAAGAAGAAATAACGGACGATTCCGAAGTTTTGCCACTGTGGGAGGGTAAAGTGATGGCGCAAGTTAAAGCACTTGAATAA
- the Axn gene encoding axin isoform X4: MRAIIDRMSASRHNEARCFNENSPRPPVPGEETGSYVSRIRPQSPALTPRRSSFATPHASSGDCDASAPLGFEPEGCCGTTTMESNLRPAHERWADNLHSLLEDSVGLELFKRYLDEEGHLDPLIFWFACEGLKQQVDVGKIPQLVKLIHQRFFRKSRLTIPENVMKEADRRVKEGRVDQKVFDIVQMEVERLINETTYPNFFKSDVYLYYVQSCQNTNSGGCPSSGSGSREMSISCGPNLLPTVHEDSEYVDIVHNSHSTGGMSGELRELRLTKDVLMATQQSRAMDLRPRPEAYAGDGTSGGQRSKKQYVKQSSRAIKESATINRESMVHHVVPRTQRMGCPKQMTAEKFAEMLTEKLEILAREQKNQEKLDKCLQANDVSNSSDHTSVETLNGAAHKTVGDVPKEKVPQEEDSDQAILDEHVSRVWSDQTPSRTPRLSPERRRPAYNYPRSYKRKEKDVDSTFSVDSGNIHDFQDGSELVGASSMSSLGSHLPKSKSVPSDYADSLHKQDLYLQGHEQRFRRSDMTRRSATKKSMAELTDSGVSVVSDVPPSVNKDIRLMPRFKEADKKADLKHNCRHGKRYGSRSGSLERPNRETWNMGVPAQPFVADPGMPPLTPPHTDIQLEETCRRLKEENRVRASCKQRPLNVSKQMYESASQSQPYVQSNQSTLRKPKQDAGDFTIVVFSFCDEQFPYRTKIPGHNVTLKQFKEYLPKKGSYRYFFKTECEDLDMKVIQEEITDDSEVLPLWEGKVMAQVKALE, encoded by the exons ATGAGGGCCATAATAGATAGGATGAGCGCATCTCGACACAACGAAGCTCGTTGCTTCAATGAGAACTCTCCCCGGCCACCAGTGCCAG GAGAGGAAACGGGGAGCTATGTCAGCCGGATCCGTCCACAGAGTCCCGCTTTGACACCTAGACGTTCTTCTTTCGCGACACCGCACGCCTCCAGCGGTGATTGCGATGCTTCCGCGCCATTGGGATTCGAACCGGAGGGTTGTTGTGGAACCACTACCATGGAGAGCAATTTACGTCCCGCTCACGAAAGATGGGCGGACAATTTGCACTCCCTGTTAGAGGATTCGGTGGGTCTGGAGCTATTTAAGAGGTACCTGGATGAGGAGGGGCATTTGGATCCACTTATATTCTGGTTTGCCTGCGAGGGTCTCAAACAACAGGTGGACGTTGGGAAGATCCCGCAGCTAGTGAAGCTCATCCATCAGAGGTTTTTTCGCAAATCTCGGCTAACTATACCGGAAAATGTGATGAAAGAAGCGGATCGGCGGGTCAAGGAAGGCCGCGTCGATCAGAAGGTGTTCGACATCGTGCAGATGGAAGTTGAACGACTGATCAACGAGACGACATATCCCAACTTCTTTAAGTCCGACGTGTACCTTTACTATGTTCAATCCTGCCAGAATACTAATTCAGGCGGTTGCCCGAGCTCGGGTTCGGGCAGTCGCGAGATGTCCATCTCTTGCGGACCGAATCTGCTGCCTACCGTACACGAAGACAGCGAGTACGTCGACATCGTACACAATTCGCACTCGACCGGCGGAATGTCCGGAGAACTGAGGGAATTAAGATTGACCAAAGATGTTCTGATGGCTACCCAACAAAGTAGAGCGATGGATCTACGACCGAGGCCGGAGGCGTACGCTGG CGATGGAACGAGCGGCGGACAGAGGAGTAAAAAGCAATACGTGAAGCAATCTAGTAGAGCAATCAAAGAATCCGCGACTATAAATCGTGAATCCATGGTGCACCACGTCGTTCCGCGAACTCAGCGTATGGGGTGCCCGAAACAGATGACGGCGGAAAAGTTTGCGGAGATGCTCACGGAGAAACTGGAAATTTTGGCGCGAGAGCAAAAAAACCAAGAGAAACTGGATAAATGCTTGCAAGCGAACGATGTGTCCAACAGTAGCGATCACACGTCTGTAGAAACGTTGAACGGAGCAGCTCACAAGACTGTGGGTGATGTGCCGAAAGAGAAAGTACCCCAGGAAGAGGATAGCGATCAAGCGATCCTCGACGAACATGTGTCTCGTGTCTGGTCGGATCAGACACCGTCGAGAACCCCCAGGCTCTCGCCTGAGAGGAGGCGTCCTGCGTACAACTATCCACGTTCTTACaagcgaaaagaaaaagatgtagACTCCACATTCTCAGTAGATAGCGGTAATATCCATGATTTCCAGGATGGCAGCGAGCTTGTCGGAGCTAGTTCCATGAGTTCGTTAGGCTCGCATCTGCCCAAATCTAAATCCGTGCCGTCAGATTATGCCGATTCCCTCCACAAGCAGGATCTTTATCTCCAGg GTCATGAGCAAAGATTCCGAAGGTCGGACATGACAAGACGATCAGCCACTAAGAAATCGATGGCAGAATTAACAGACAGCGGAGTGAGCGTCGTCAGCGACGTACCGCCTTctgtaaataaagatattcgTCTGATGCCCCGGTTTAAGGAAGCAGATAAGAAGGCGGATTTAAAACACAATTGTCGTCACGGTAAGAGGTATGGCTCGCGTAGCGGATCTTTGGAAAGACCCAACAGAGAAACATGGAACATGGGTGTACCTGCTCAACCGTTTGTTGCTGACCCGGGAATGCCACCTTTAACACCACCTCACACG GATATACAATTAGAGGAGACGTGTAGAAGATTAAAAGAGGAAAATAGAGTGCGCGCTAGTTGCAAGCAACGACCTTTGAACGTTTCCAAACAGATGTACGAGTCTGCGTCGCAGAGTCAACCATACGTTCAGTCTAATCAGTCCACGTTGAGGAAACCGAAGCAAGACGCGGGCGATTTTACCATTGTTGTGTTCAGTTTCTGTGACGAACAGTTCCCATACAGGACAAAGATTCCTGGTCACAACGTCACTTTAAAACAGTTCAAAGAGTATCTTCCGAAGAAAGGAAGCTATCG ATACTTCTTTAAAACGGAGTGCGAGGACTTGGATATGAAAGTCATTCAAGAAGAAATAACGGACGATTCCGAAGTTTTGCCACTGTGGGAGGGTAAAGTGATGGCGCAAGTTAAAGCACTTGAATAA
- the Axn gene encoding axin isoform X3 — protein MRAIIDRMSASRHNEARCFNENSPRPPVPGEETGSYVSRIRPQSPALTPRRSSFATPHASSGDCDASAPLGFEPEGCCGTTTMESNLRPAHERWADNLHSLLEDSVGLELFKRYLDEEGHLDPLIFWFACEGLKQQVDVGKIPQLVKLIHQRFFRKSRLTIPENVMKEADRRVKEGRVDQKVFDIVQMEVERLINETTYPNFFKSDVYLYYVQSCQNTNSGGCPSSGSGSREMSISCGPNLLPTVHEDSEYVDIVHNSHSTGGMSGELRELRLTKDVLMATQQSRAMDLRPRPEAYAGSDGTSGGQRSKKQYVKQSSRAIKESATINRESMVHHVVPRTQRMGCPKQMTAEKFAEMLTEKLEILAREQKNQEKLDKCLQANDVSNSSDHTSVETLNGAAHKTVGDVPKEKVPQEEDSDQAILDEHVSRVWSDQTPSRTPRLSPERRRPAYNYPRSYKRKEKDVDSTFSVDSGNIHDFQDGSELVGASSMSSLGSHLPKSKSVPSDYADSLHKQDLYLQGHEQRFRRSDMTRRSATKKSMAELTDSGVSVVSDVPPSVNKDIRLMPRFKEADKKADLKHNCRHGKRYGSRSGSLERPNRETWNMGVPAQPFVADPGMPPLTPPHTDIQLEETCRRLKEENRVRASCKQRPLNVSKQMYESASQSQPYVQSNQSTLRKPKQDAGDFTIVVFSFCDEQFPYRTKIPGHNVTLKQFKEYLPKKGSYRYFFKTECEDLDMKVIQEEITDDSEVLPLWEGKVMAQVKALE, from the exons ATGAGGGCCATAATAGATAGGATGAGCGCATCTCGACACAACGAAGCTCGTTGCTTCAATGAGAACTCTCCCCGGCCACCAGTGCCAG GAGAGGAAACGGGGAGCTATGTCAGCCGGATCCGTCCACAGAGTCCCGCTTTGACACCTAGACGTTCTTCTTTCGCGACACCGCACGCCTCCAGCGGTGATTGCGATGCTTCCGCGCCATTGGGATTCGAACCGGAGGGTTGTTGTGGAACCACTACCATGGAGAGCAATTTACGTCCCGCTCACGAAAGATGGGCGGACAATTTGCACTCCCTGTTAGAGGATTCGGTGGGTCTGGAGCTATTTAAGAGGTACCTGGATGAGGAGGGGCATTTGGATCCACTTATATTCTGGTTTGCCTGCGAGGGTCTCAAACAACAGGTGGACGTTGGGAAGATCCCGCAGCTAGTGAAGCTCATCCATCAGAGGTTTTTTCGCAAATCTCGGCTAACTATACCGGAAAATGTGATGAAAGAAGCGGATCGGCGGGTCAAGGAAGGCCGCGTCGATCAGAAGGTGTTCGACATCGTGCAGATGGAAGTTGAACGACTGATCAACGAGACGACATATCCCAACTTCTTTAAGTCCGACGTGTACCTTTACTATGTTCAATCCTGCCAGAATACTAATTCAGGCGGTTGCCCGAGCTCGGGTTCGGGCAGTCGCGAGATGTCCATCTCTTGCGGACCGAATCTGCTGCCTACCGTACACGAAGACAGCGAGTACGTCGACATCGTACACAATTCGCACTCGACCGGCGGAATGTCCGGAGAACTGAGGGAATTAAGATTGACCAAAGATGTTCTGATGGCTACCCAACAAAGTAGAGCGATGGATCTACGACCGAGGCCGGAGGCGTACGCTGG TAGCGATGGAACGAGCGGCGGACAGAGGAGTAAAAAGCAATACGTGAAGCAATCTAGTAGAGCAATCAAAGAATCCGCGACTATAAATCGTGAATCCATGGTGCACCACGTCGTTCCGCGAACTCAGCGTATGGGGTGCCCGAAACAGATGACGGCGGAAAAGTTTGCGGAGATGCTCACGGAGAAACTGGAAATTTTGGCGCGAGAGCAAAAAAACCAAGAGAAACTGGATAAATGCTTGCAAGCGAACGATGTGTCCAACAGTAGCGATCACACGTCTGTAGAAACGTTGAACGGAGCAGCTCACAAGACTGTGGGTGATGTGCCGAAAGAGAAAGTACCCCAGGAAGAGGATAGCGATCAAGCGATCCTCGACGAACATGTGTCTCGTGTCTGGTCGGATCAGACACCGTCGAGAACCCCCAGGCTCTCGCCTGAGAGGAGGCGTCCTGCGTACAACTATCCACGTTCTTACaagcgaaaagaaaaagatgtagACTCCACATTCTCAGTAGATAGCGGTAATATCCATGATTTCCAGGATGGCAGCGAGCTTGTCGGAGCTAGTTCCATGAGTTCGTTAGGCTCGCATCTGCCCAAATCTAAATCCGTGCCGTCAGATTATGCCGATTCCCTCCACAAGCAGGATCTTTATCTCCAGg GTCATGAGCAAAGATTCCGAAGGTCGGACATGACAAGACGATCAGCCACTAAGAAATCGATGGCAGAATTAACAGACAGCGGAGTGAGCGTCGTCAGCGACGTACCGCCTTctgtaaataaagatattcgTCTGATGCCCCGGTTTAAGGAAGCAGATAAGAAGGCGGATTTAAAACACAATTGTCGTCACGGTAAGAGGTATGGCTCGCGTAGCGGATCTTTGGAAAGACCCAACAGAGAAACATGGAACATGGGTGTACCTGCTCAACCGTTTGTTGCTGACCCGGGAATGCCACCTTTAACACCACCTCACACG GATATACAATTAGAGGAGACGTGTAGAAGATTAAAAGAGGAAAATAGAGTGCGCGCTAGTTGCAAGCAACGACCTTTGAACGTTTCCAAACAGATGTACGAGTCTGCGTCGCAGAGTCAACCATACGTTCAGTCTAATCAGTCCACGTTGAGGAAACCGAAGCAAGACGCGGGCGATTTTACCATTGTTGTGTTCAGTTTCTGTGACGAACAGTTCCCATACAGGACAAAGATTCCTGGTCACAACGTCACTTTAAAACAGTTCAAAGAGTATCTTCCGAAGAAAGGAAGCTATCG ATACTTCTTTAAAACGGAGTGCGAGGACTTGGATATGAAAGTCATTCAAGAAGAAATAACGGACGATTCCGAAGTTTTGCCACTGTGGGAGGGTAAAGTGATGGCGCAAGTTAAAGCACTTGAATAA